A genomic region of Caulobacter sp. NIBR2454 contains the following coding sequences:
- a CDS encoding FkbM family methyltransferase, producing the protein METQLFERLKLQGYTPATLLDIGANVGMFSYAFLQVYPHCVPTMIEPNPHCEERLAQLPFERHMVAASNENGEAELFLTKEWLQSTGSSLYRENSHHFRDEVVIRQPVPKARLDDLLAGRRFDFVKIDTQGAELDVLQGGRQVIGQADYVLVEVSLADYNPGAGRAEEIFAELAAMGFVTMEPLKLFRWQGEREGKVVQVDCLFERRVPRPTQGSALKALNDVQGLVAHLAGQRASNPNFRVLQLGAPAFSLPDGLPSASFGPAKAPLQFDGDLDDEDAWRPLLAHVARHGRFSYALCTHVLPRLANPGLLLSMSPLVAEAGFISTPSRQLESLRPEGPYRGYLQHRWILDQFENRLTLAPKLGLLEHAALEHEAAFAEQPARFELQTFWRGALDIRRLDDAELPRAAFIDRYMAFLNRP; encoded by the coding sequence TTGGAAACCCAGCTGTTCGAGCGTCTCAAGCTCCAGGGCTACACACCCGCAACCTTGCTCGACATCGGCGCCAACGTCGGGATGTTCAGCTACGCCTTCCTGCAGGTGTATCCGCACTGCGTGCCGACCATGATCGAGCCCAATCCCCATTGCGAGGAGCGCCTGGCCCAGCTGCCGTTCGAACGGCACATGGTCGCCGCCTCCAACGAGAATGGCGAGGCCGAGCTGTTCCTGACCAAGGAATGGCTGCAATCCACCGGCAGCTCCCTCTACCGGGAAAACTCGCACCACTTCCGCGACGAGGTCGTCATTCGTCAGCCCGTGCCCAAGGCGCGGCTCGACGACCTGCTCGCCGGCCGCCGGTTCGACTTCGTCAAGATCGACACCCAGGGCGCAGAGCTCGATGTGCTTCAGGGCGGCAGGCAGGTGATCGGCCAGGCCGACTATGTCCTCGTCGAGGTGTCCCTGGCCGACTACAACCCCGGCGCCGGACGGGCTGAGGAGATTTTCGCCGAACTGGCCGCCATGGGCTTTGTGACCATGGAGCCCCTCAAACTCTTCCGCTGGCAAGGCGAGCGCGAGGGCAAGGTGGTCCAGGTCGACTGCCTGTTCGAGCGTCGGGTCCCCCGCCCCACTCAAGGGTCGGCCCTGAAGGCCCTCAACGACGTCCAGGGCCTCGTTGCACACCTGGCCGGTCAGCGGGCTAGCAATCCCAATTTCCGTGTCCTCCAGCTTGGCGCGCCGGCCTTTTCGCTGCCGGACGGCTTGCCCAGCGCATCGTTCGGTCCGGCGAAGGCGCCGCTTCAGTTCGACGGCGACCTGGATGACGAGGATGCCTGGCGCCCTCTCCTTGCGCACGTGGCCCGCCACGGTCGGTTTTCTTACGCCCTTTGCACGCATGTGCTGCCGCGTCTCGCCAACCCTGGCCTGCTGCTGAGCATGTCACCGCTGGTGGCCGAGGCCGGCTTCATCTCCACACCGTCACGGCAATTGGAAAGCCTGCGTCCCGAGGGCCCCTATCGGGGTTATCTGCAGCACCGCTGGATCCTGGATCAGTTCGAAAACCGCCTGACCCTAGCTCCCAAGCTTGGCCTGTTGGAACATGCCGCCCTTGAGCACGAAGCGGCCTTCGCCGAACAACCGGCGCGTTTCGAGCTGCAGACCTTCTGGCGGGGCGCGCTGGACATCCGACGCCTGGACGACGCCGAGCTTCCGCGGGCCGCCTTTATCGACCGCTACATGGCCTTCCTCAATCGCCCCTAG
- a CDS encoding GNAT family N-acetyltransferase, with amino-acid sequence MDIRWANSGDAETVALLHTTSWRDAYASILSPEFLAGPIEQDRLDFWASRFASGRPEQAIFLAEEQRSPVGFVCVLGDDDAMFGSLIDNLHVAPPYRGRGVGEQLLSKAASWISDASASSGIYLWVFEANVAGRRFYARLGGKEVERSVSALPSAKGQAVLRVTWDSAAALKSI; translated from the coding sequence ATGGACATCAGGTGGGCCAATTCGGGAGATGCAGAAACAGTCGCTCTCCTCCACACAACGAGTTGGCGCGATGCCTATGCAAGCATCCTGAGCCCCGAGTTTCTTGCCGGACCCATCGAGCAAGATCGTCTGGATTTTTGGGCTTCAAGATTTGCGTCTGGTCGGCCCGAACAAGCGATCTTTTTGGCCGAGGAACAGCGGTCGCCTGTGGGCTTCGTGTGCGTGCTCGGTGATGACGATGCGATGTTCGGAAGTCTCATCGACAATCTGCACGTCGCGCCGCCCTACCGAGGACGCGGCGTTGGAGAGCAACTGCTTTCGAAGGCGGCGAGCTGGATCAGTGACGCTAGCGCGTCGTCCGGAATCTATCTGTGGGTGTTTGAGGCCAATGTTGCGGGCCGGCGCTTTTACGCGAGACTAGGCGGCAAGGAAGTCGAACGCAGCGTTTCAGCTCTACCCAGTGCGAAGGGGCAAGCTGTCCTGAGGGTCACATGGGATTCGGCGGCGGCCCTGAAATCTATCTAA